The DNA sequence TTCACTGGTAGTGGTTCGATAGACAATGATGGGAAGCACTCTCCTTCTGAATCTTTTGTGAAAATGATTTTAAACCAAACCACAATTGGAAAGTTGCTTTAGCTCTTTGGTTATCAAATTCAAGAATTTCAAGGACGACAAAGGTAAAGCAACTTTCCAATTGTGGTTTGGTTGTTTAAAATCATTTTCACAAAAGATTCAGAAGCAGAGTGTTTTCCATCATTGTCTATCGGACCGCTACCAGTGAACTTTGAAAAACTCTATCGTGAGAAGCGGTTCCTCATTTTTAGAAAATGAAATGACTTGGGCAAACATCAAAACCAATAGGAAGATTGTATCATTGCAAGTCTTTATTACTGAACTCATGAAAATCCTCTAAATGAATGCCTTCAAGATATGAAATCCAATCAACCATAGTTTTAAATCCATCAAAATCATCTTCAATGTTAAATTTTGAAGTATCATGGCATGGCAGTTCAAATGCTTCATGTTCAGGGTTGTATAAGATGAAATCAATCAAAATATTCAGGTAGCAAACTTTGTCTTCTCTTCTGCATGAGACAATTTGTGTCAACATGCACCtataaaaataattcaaaatttacACATAACAAACCAACCATGAAACATTGAAAATGATTACCTAAGTATGGATTTAATAAGATATTTTCCATTGTGGTTAAACCTCATGTCCAACACGCAAGGAATTTTGAGTAAAACAGTATCCGTTGGAGTTTACGAAGACGTTGAGTTTTGAGTAAGTGAATTAATGTCATATTCTtgttattaattatttattagaATTTTGTATTGGGGAATAGAGTAACATAAAAGTGGGTGTACTGTTTTTATTGTTACAGGGACTATGCTCTCTCAATGGATAGTGATGAATTTGAATTAGCTCTGACCTGCCCTCCATTTCAACTGATGACAATGAAGACTCTTAAGGAAGAGGATCAACCTTTTGGCGAAATCTATGAGGGACCACAACACAAGAACATATACAAGTGAATTTTGATGCATATTTTGTGACTTTATCACAAACAATTGCTTTAGTATGAATGTTGTGGACTATTTGGTTACTAAGAAATTAGAATTagaatttctttttttatgtTTGTTATTATCGGCTTGGCTTGTTGGATGTTTTATGCCTTTGTTTTTTCTATGTTATGTTTCACAATTGTTGACACTTCTCCACCTACAATTCAGGAGCTAAACGTTGAGAGCAAAATATATTCCCCAAGCAGTACCATATTCGGTAAATTTGTTATGATGGCATCATATAATTAAATCTTAGATTCAAAATTTTCTAACTATGGTACTCCCTTGAACAAAAATATTTGTTAAGTATGAACTTATCAGGTCCAAAATCTTCAACCTGTTAATATGGCATCATATGCAGGAGAGGAACTCCTATAATATCTGTTTGTTATTTGTCAGAGTACAATTTTCCAGATTGAATATATTAAAACACACAAGAAGTAAAAGTAAAACTGAAAACTGGGTTCATGAGAATAAAACAAAACTTATACCATCAAAGATTTAACCGTAAGAAACCCCAGCATTCCCAATGATTAGAAAAATCGAATTTGATAACAATGTAATATTTGAACTCCAATTATCGAAATCCAACTAACAAATACACTAATATCTGTACACAAATAAAATAACCCAATAATTTAGCAAGAATGAAAAGGAAGTAATATGAACAGAGAGAGATGTATAAAGACCCAACCCCTGGCATGAAACTAAATCCCACGCCTACTCAAAAGACACAAAGCAGAAAATTACTCAATTTCAAAATCCAAATGAGAAAATAAAACCTCACCGTTTCTCTCGCTCACCTCGTCATCTCACATATCTTCTCTTCATATTCTGATAAAAGACCTCTCTTCAAGTCTGGTCTCAAATGGTTGGTCCATCTCAGCCTGCAACTTTTCCACACCTTTAATAATCCTGCAATTCAAACCAACCCACCACATCTATAATCAGTGAACTGTTGACATTAAAACATATGAAATTACAACCCATTTGATAGAaagattttgttgttttaacagaAACACCGAAAAATGAACATTTCACAGCGAATAActaatttttcattatttaaaaattagtcatcaaatttcataaataaataaatccaaaAGAATGCAAAAAATTGGAACCTTTGGGCTTGGAGAGCGAGACACTGGACTCAGTGGGTGTTGGCGTTGAGGAGGAGATCTGAGTTAGTGACTGAGTCGTCAGTGATCCCTACTCCtcaccctccctccctctctctgtcGCTCTATCTCctcaccctctctccctctATCTCTATCTCTGTCTCTATCTGTATCTCATCAAAGCGGCATAGCTTATATAAAAagccaaaatataaaatgaagTAAGTACTGGTCATTTCCGATTGACTATGATAAAGAAATCTAGTTAACCATTTGAGTTTTGAACAAATATGATAAAGAGAtcatatttaatatatattagtAATTAAGAAAATTTAGAGCAATGAATGGGTATATATTAACTGTTTTGCAGCGATGCAATATGGTTTTAGATGCTTGGGGAATCTGTTATATTTTTTGTTGGAGCCTTTGGAGTAAAAGTTGTGTCTCATATTTCCTTTGCAGCAACATCACctgtataaatataaaatagagGAAAATGAAAAGTGTTAGTAAACATTGAGTGGTGTGGTACTTCGAAGTGTTAGTAAACATTGAGTAGTGTGGAACTTTGAACCACGGAAAACATATGAATTTGATACAAATGTTTGTGAGATGAATGAACTTGAGATGAGGATATACATGTTATATTTTGGGACCTGTAAGTGTTTCCGAAATTGCTTGGGGTTGATTTGGTTTTCAGAGAAATCATCGGGGCATTGTCGGAAACCGAGTCAGAAGCTGATGCCCTTTTCTATGGAGGCTTTCCAGTGGGAGCTGTGGCATCACACAGATGTAAAACGGAGGACAAATAAAGGCATTAGTGAACATTGACTAATGTGGAGATCAAAATTAAACGCATTAGATAAATGCATAATACATTGTTAGAGGAGAATGTTTCAGTGATTGAACTTGAGGAAAATTAATGCAATTTAAACTACAATGatttcacttacaaattttcaaaatcattaGGCACTCCCTTCAGAGGACCAAACGATAGATATTGACGTTTCTAATCCAGGAAAAAAGAAACGAACATAAACAAACAGCGCAAACTCGTCAACCAATATGATAGGCCGATTGCACGATACAGAAGAAACTGAATGGAGATCTTATTGTTCAAAGTCCAAATTCTATAAAACAAATCCTAATTAACAACCAACTAATaatggatcattgaaattaaaaGAACAACATAAGGACGGGAGAGAGAGTAatgcaagattaaataattgtaTTAGATATAACTCTACCATCCAAACATTTATCACTACAATTTACAATAAATCAAACTCCCAATATAGCTATCaaagtataaaaaataaaaaaaaagcgtTAGCAACACCTGATGAATCCACCGGAAAGCATGGTAGAAGAGAGAAGAATTGATCGTTTCACCATCTGGCAGTAACCCATTtcacaaaacaaattactttcttttttttgagaagacaaaacaaattactttcaCAAACCCGATTTGCagcaaaaataaagaaaaaacaaacactTAGCATGTCTTATGACTTTAATTCCAATTGCCTCTTCAAGCTCCCTAGCTTTTGAACCATCATGCTTATATTCATAAAGCCCTAACCATGAAACCAAAATTACTACCTTGACAAACAAACATaaccaacaacaaaaacaactaaaattttcaaatgggCACTGCCAAAAATTACCAGCCGAGTTACTGAAGACAGCGATATCAGGTCCGAAAACTAATTTCCACTATTCCAACGAAGATCCAACAGGGTCCCAAAGCGTCAAGGAATAAGGTGCAATGATAGTATTATCCTCGTCGAACACCCTATCTATGTAATTCAGGCCAATCAATGTACCTAATATGCACATCTATTGCCTTTGATTTTATCCTTTTTGAATCTGAAAAGGAGTATGCAGTAAACTGAATTCTTTTAAGAATTGTATCCTTTTCAATAATTTCAacataaatccccaaaatcacaaaaatgaaatttcaacAGAAAACCCATTTAGAAAGGAAATTTACACATCTACACACATAATATTTAAACCACAAAAATACCCACCCCAAATCAGCTGAAGAACTTAGCCGTAAACGCTACCTTTTCAGGGCCAAAACTCTAAATTGCGTACCTTGAGTAGAGAGAGCTTCAGAAAACGACGCCGTTGGCGAACCAGCCTTTGATGCGGCTGCGGCACATGTGGTGGCGGTTCAATTTCGCCTGATTCACAATACAAAAAGGGTGTAAATACAACAATGAAACAACTTTTATCAGTAAGATTAAGACTAAAATTGCTGCATTTTAACATATCACGTACAACATGAAAATCACACACAATGTTTTGTATGATTAACTACAATCAATTactatttcttaattttgaatCCAGTAACTCTAGAActtcaattaaaactaaactcTGAGATCCAAATATCatcaaaattcatcaaaaccaaaattttcagcaaattaaacaaaaacccaaatctTTATTCAGCAAAATCCCctaaaaaatttccaaaatcgAAAACTTTAAGAAAATTAAAGCAAAACCCACTAACCTTTGTAGCTACATTCCTGAGAAGCACAACTATAATATGCCTGGTGGAGTCATCAGCTTTCACCAGCAACACTCGCATGTTCATAATCGGCAGTAGCTTCTACCACCGCATCGTCCCGACAGAAGAATCGCACTTGCTGCGTTCTTCTCCGGAGAAAACAGAGAGCCACAATGTTAGTGAAGCTGGAGAGTTTGGAAAATCTCTCAATATCTTCTTCTCATCCTGATATTAGCCCTTGGATCTCGTTGGAGTTGACAGAAATCAACGAAGCCCTGTGCGATTTCATCGTTGTGAGCTGTGAGAGAGAATACGATGGTCACATCACGATTTTATCACCTGAAGGTCATGGGATCTGgggaggaagagaaagagagtgatgAAGAGCATGGGATCTGGGGAGGAAGAGAAGAGAGTGATGAAGAGCATGGGTGGTACGCCCAATCGGTCCACAAACAGAGAAAACAGTAATTTGACAAAACAGTGCAGGAATTATaaaggagaagagaagagaataGAGGCTGAAAAGGAAAGAAGAGTCAATATCATTCCTGCCCATTTCAGAATAAAACACATTATTTATACACATCTGAATAAGGAAACCCTAGCGTCAAACAAGCTGGGCCTTGAGCAAAACTTAGTTGGAGGCTAACAAGTGTGGGCTGGGATAAAGAGCTAAAAGGTCCAAACAAGATGGTCAGGATGGTCCTAACAACGGGATTTGgggaggaagagaaagagagtgatgAAGAGCAATCGGAGCGAGGACGCTTTCCGACGGCTATATTCATCGCCGAGGGCGCGGTTGCCAGCCATCGATGTACCTCCAGTACGCATCCGGCTGTGATTGAGGCTTGTGACTGTCACTATATGCTTGGTTTGCGGGCTCCACAGCAAGAGACATGGGAGGGCGCCGAGGAGAGGAAGATTATGGTTTCAGTAAAGGAGAGaggaagtgagagagagagagaggtgaagaTGCAGTCAATGCTCCTTTCACAAAACCAAACGCCCATCCCTCAATCACCCACAACAGCCTTGATTTGAGGATAAAAAAATCAACCCTAAATCCCTTTTTGGTAGCTTCAGTGctcacttctctctctcccttcccctCCCTGCCATCCTACGCCTATGTCCCTCTCTCTGCAACCCATGCTTTTTTGGCAGCATCACTCCACCTAACCCACCCCAATTAAACCGCCCccactcctccctctctctctctgtctcgcTCTATCTCTCAGAGGAGGCATGGCCTCCCATCCCCGAAACCCTCAATGAATGACAACAAAAGATAATAATATTCAAGTGGGGCTAGGGTTTGTCTTGCGCAGGATATTACACAGCGGGTAAGATCATGCACTGAGTGCAATGTTCAACCTGCATGTCATGGCCCTCTTAATTCTCCTGAATTGTGTCTGATCCTCTCAATCAAAAGATACAAACAAAGAAGTTGAACAATTTGAGTAAAAAAGGGCAGCCAAGACTGTGTACTTGGGAGCAAGTGTAGGCCTAAATGCAACTAATGTGAGCTGGCTGATGCAGGTAACGTGGGAATTCAGAGCAACCTGTAGCCGGTACGCAGGGCTTTTTGGTTATCTTAAAATTGTGTTTTGCAAATTAGGGTCTTGTCATTGCTATTGCGAAGAAGGACATTGTTCACCGTCGAGAAAAAGTATACGTGTGATGTACATTATTCCTTGTTGGCTGTGCACGTAATCAACGGTGGTTAAAGGGTTAACCAGAGCTGTCCATTTAGGGGTTTATGAATTGAATGGGTTTCAATGCGATCCAGGCTTACAGCTTCATGTGGCACAGAAAGTGAAGGGCTTGTTTATGGATTGGAAGATCAATAACGTGATTCTGCTTCATGCATGCACTGACTGCATTGATACCCTACCAAACCCTATTAATTTGGCACCAAGACGATCTTGAAAAAAAGTACCACACGTTCTTGTGTGATTTGAATCTGAATAATTACATTTGTCTGAGATGATGTTTTTCTATACGGATGAGCATTTTAACCAAGTGAAATGCAATCTTTACTTTTTTTGTTAAGATGCAAattttagtttcaaatttaATAACACACTTATTAAATTGAAAATACTTATAAGGATAGCTGTTAATTGTCTTATATGTCATAACTATCATTTTAATTGGGCTTAAGGCGTACATGTTTTTCTAGTTTAAAGATTGATTTGAGTTACTGAGTGTCTATGTAGAAATGATTACGAATAAAGTAGTGGAGATTGCATAAATAATGGCATAAAAACACATGTTACACAACTCAATGGTAgaatggtaaataccaaaaatgattttaaaaagACATTTTTGACATCAATCAATAGTAAAAAGTAAGAATAAAAGTTTAAtcctaaaaaaaacatttaaagtaCATGCAACTGTTGAGTTGCAATTAAATCTTGCTATTCATATTGATATGtaattttaggttcaaattcaAGAACCTACTCGTtaaatttagaatttggagatgcaattaaaaaaaaacctgactCTAACAAGTGGAAGCCAGCCTCGTATCCCACACTAGTTCACCAACCAAATagaaaatatttataaatatagtTGTTAATTTCCTCATATGTCATAGCTATTTTTTTAGTTAGTCTTAAATGGTTCATGCTTTTCTAGTTAAGAATTAAGTTGAGTTGATGGGTTGTAGAAATGACtacacacaaagcaaatcaTCTAACATATGATATCACATATCATTTGACACATCAAATGATATATTATTACAAAAAGTTTACCCCATAGCGGTTTTCGGAAAGCCGGGCCAAGCCAGCCCGACCCAATGTTGTTAAAATATTTGTCCTGCTACTAAATCACCCGAGTTGGATGCGAGAAAATTATGAATACGTTGATATATTTATGAATAGTATGTGATGGGTTCTATAAgtacatatgcaaactaaaaTTCAGGTTTCAATCGAAAGAAAGAAATCCTAATGTTCTAACATAACAGACTACCTGAAAGTTTGAAACAGAGCATTTGCTCCCAAACGCCGGGATTAAATTTCGATCTGTACAGTTATACAACAGAAAATTTTGAAGTCGAATATTCAAGAGACCGGTAATATTCTACGTAACCTTAAAGCTACCTTGCAGCCATTTGACCTGCATTTCCAGGCCGGAATCTGTCAAGGCTTTCAAGGCGGACCGATATAACCTCCCATCCAACTCTGCCCCTTCCGCTTTCATatctctcaaaagcttcaccagtTCATCAATCCGGCCCGTCTTGGAAAAAATTGCGACCATCATTCCAGCCAAAGCCTTGTCCAAAACACCCCCTTGAACCCTAAACTCATGGTAATATTTCATACACATTTCGTACTCCCCTGCCTTGTTGTAAGCACCTATAATCGTCGTGTAGCTTACCTTATCCGGCGCTATCTTCCTTCGCTTCATTTCCGTCCAAATCTTCGAAACTTGCCTCAAATTCTTGTCCCTTCCATGCATATCCATCAAAGAATTGTATATCCATACGTTTGGCTTacaccctctttccttcattttcGCCACGAGCCTCATTGCGTCTCTTGGCCTCCCCGTTTTCCCATACATGACAACCATGCTAGAATAAGCCACAACACATTTACCAAACCCCTTTTCCTCCATCTCCTCAAAAACCTTTTCTGCTTTCGAGTGAAGCCCTAGGCGGCAATAGACATTGATGATTGACGCATATGTCACTTGCCCTGGCTGGCAGCCCATCGACACCAACTCTTCGAAAACTTTAACTGCAGTCAGGAGCCGGTTTTTCCTAGAGAAGCCACTGACAACCGCACAACATATATTGTCCGAAACCCTGATATTCGCACCCTTCATCGCCTTAACTACCCCGAGAGTCTTCTCCGTCAACCCTTCTTCCACATACATTGATATCATTCTTAAAAACGGATTCGGATCCTTCAACATTTTCTTGCTCTCTCCTTCTTCAAAAAGCTCTTCAGCCACCTCCACTTCTCGAATGCTCGCGAAGGAACAAATCAGCACAGAGTAAATCTTCGAAGAGTCTAAAGGAACTCCACTCTTCGTCACACTTCGAAAAGTTTCAAGAGCTTCAAAAGGCCTTCCCAATTTGCACAGCGACTCGCATAAAATTCCGTATATTTGAGTTGAAAATGGTGCCAAATCTAATTCCCTACTTTTCAGCTCTTCATACAATTCAACAACTTTTCTACAATCACCCTTTTTCAAATAAGCTTCCATGATCAGGCAATAACATCCAGAATTCGCAGCAATTCCATCGGATTCCATCCGTTCAAACACGGAAATCGTGCTCTTAAACATATGAAGCTCATTATATCCTCGCATCGCTGAATCAAAAGCCGGGACAGCGACATCATTTCCATGCTCACTAAACACATCAAGCAAAGTCCTAACAATTTTGAACTTCCTAGCTCTAATGCAGCTAGTGACCAATCTAGAGCAAGTATAACCATCAGGCACTACATTATAATTCTTAAAATCCTCACAAACCAAAGTAAACAAACCCCATTTCTTGGAACGGATCAAGTGCCTTATCAGCTGCTCCAATGTTGATTTGTTTGGTCTGAATTCGGCCTTCTTTCGCGCTTTCTCGTACTCTTCATATGCGTAATCTTCGGTTTGAGGGTTTTGAAACAACCGACAGAGTAAGTTGTTCAAGTCATCGGCATCCGGCGACGGAGCTGGACATTCTTCTGgggatttttgtaattttatgtcCAATTCAACGACGGGAAAATTGGTGGAGTTTACATTGAAAACTCTGATATTACTGTAGCTGCTGGTGGGAAGATTGGAAGagaataaattggttttgaatgATGCGATGAAGTTGAATTTGCGGGGATTTTTGGATGAAATTACGCGAGCAGAAGACCAGTCTGCTGAAGTTGCAGCAGAACTGGCGATGGACATTGGAGGAGATAAGGCCGTTGAAGGCTTGGATGAAATGAGTGGGACGAAGACTGTGCCTCTTGTGTATATATACCCTATCCCAAACTGGATTTTTTGCCCTGCGTGTAAATCATATGAGCCACTCGTAATGCGACACTTGGAAAATTCAAGGACGTAGAGATATATCTGTTAAAACAAAGGCCACGTGACGTCCATTGACACGGGGataggatcctcttcggatttcTTCTAGGACACGTTTCTTCTTTTCTATTTCTTTCATCTGGATCCTTTGGACCCTTCAATCATGTCCATTCAACTGAAACCCCGTTCATTCAACCGAAAATCGATcggtaaaaaacaaaaagagaagaagaagaaagaagaagaagcaaccAAACCgccaagaagaaagaagaagaagaaacgtgTTGTGTGAGGATCCAGGTGGaagagatccgaagaggatcctacTCCCATAACACGACCAAAGAGTACGAAGATTATTTTCTTTTCGGTCAAAATGAATCTCCTGCAACGCATGTCACTGTGGCAATCATTTTCTTTGGGTCAAAATGAATCCCGTGTCACACATGTTAATGTGGCCTTTTTGTTACTAAAATTAATGGGAGATTCGAACTGAGTGTTCTGGTTACGGATGTAAAGGTGaatattttttaagttaaaagTCATTTGTTACACTAATAATATAAACAAATTATATGAATCAAATGACGATTTTCAAAGAAAAACGTACATATTTATCTTTTATACATCCTATCTATAGTCACTTTTGGTCTTCGATCTTTCTGATTCAGAAGGAGAGCCAGCAGAGGATCGACCCCGTAAGAAATCGAAGATACACTTTGGCAGTGATGATGAAGGTGAGAGAGAATAACAATATCACTGCGTTTATCAGGAATCTCTGGAGGGATATTCACCTCTGTTGCTGACATTGGTTGTGCTGCTCTGGGTTTCACTGATTTGCTGGGATGAACAATATCACTCAACTGCTGCGGCGGGAGTTTTATGACGCCCTTAAAAGCAGGAGCTGCTGCAAATCTCGTAGCATAAATGTGAATGTGCTAGCTGCTGCAGAAGATCGGAAATACTATGGTAATTGCAAGTTTTGGGGTCAATTGTTCAAGGTTCATGTGTTCAGATGCAATCTTTGTGGACATAAAAGCCAACCAGTGCAGGGATGACAGATTGACATCTATGGAAAATTGTTTCCTAAGCCGCCCGTCCTACAAGCTTCACACCCTAAATCTGTTGAAGCAGGAACTAATCGATCTAGCAGTCGTGCCAATTCTGAGGAGGGGAGGAGTTGTAAGATTCTGCCTTCAGACTCTGGTGCGGGTTGAATCATTAGAGGCTAGTGTTGGGGACCGTCAAAATGCAGGTGAGGAACATTGCGCATCCAACGAGTCAAATCCAAAGTCTTCGCATGCTGATGCCGCTTCTGCATCCCAGCATGGAAGCAGTAAGGAAACTGGAAACCAGGGGAAGAACTAGGACAAGAACAAGTAAGTCGCTGCCGCTTCTGGATCCCAATGTGGCAGCGCTGGAAATCaggggaagaaggggaagaagggCAAGAAATAGCCAATGTATATGTAAGTGCTTAAGCGCTAATTAGCAGCTACTTAATCCGAAGCTAATCACCCGCAAGAACTTGACGCttctttttatataaaatcacaAATTATGAAGTAGAATTATAaaggttcaaaatttttattaattggattgaaatgTAACAATTTTCTTCTTTCAAGACAACAGATGAACAAAACGAGCCTTTAAACAGAGGCAGAGCCTCAAAAACTCAATTCTCGTCACTCCCGAATAGCTTGACCCTCGACAATGGCTTCCTCAAGTACCCATCCACCTCAAACTTCTTCGGTGAAAGCTGCCGGTACTTCTCAAATTGCTCCGTCGCCTCTGCATTCCGATCAAGCAAACTGTAAATCATCCCACGGCAAAAGTACGGCCGGAAGTCTTTCGGGTCTTCCTTCACCAATTCATTGTAGCTTTTCAATGCGTCCTCCACATTCTTCTGCAAGAACTGAACCTGCGCCATTATCAATTTAACGTCCCGAGCCTCCTTGGCCTTGTTCTCCTCTTCCGCAACCTGCAATGCGTCCTCCAACCGCTTGATCACGGCCTCACCTTCGCCACAGCGGTCCATCAGCAGGGCGTTCTCGAACAACGCCTCGAAGGACAAGGGGTTCGCGGCGAGTATTTCCTCGAACACTTGGCGGGCGCTTTTATTTTCGCCCATTTCGCTGAGAAGCCTCGCCATCATGAACTTCCACTCGGTGTTGGAGGGCTGCGCCGCGACCAAGCGCTGCAGGATCTTGAGCGCCTCGTCGTCCTCGCCGTTTTCAAGCTTCTGCTGCAGAAGCGATTTCAGGGCACTGATGGCTTCCGAATTCGAACCCAGGAAGTCGGACAATGGCGATGAGGATTGGTTGTTCTCGTTATCTGTGACCTGGGTCGGCGCTTCTTCGGTCAATGTCGGCGGAGGTTCGGCTATGGCGAGCAAAGTCGATGACTTGGTGGTGAACACGGCGGCGGTGACTCCGATGAGAATGGCGGTTTTGGCGTACTGTTTAAGAGTTTGAAGAATCGGGCTTGGGTTGTTGTGGGTGTTACCTGGGAGGAGGGGGCGGTGGTGGTGGGCGGCGGAGGAGGCTATGACTTTGAGGGCAGGGACATTGTGGGAATTGTGGGAATGGGGAGGGTCAAAACGGAGAAGGGAAGGTTGGGTTGGTTTACTGGGAATGAGTTTGTATTGGAAGAGAGATGAGGATgtagagaaggaggaggaagcgAGAGTGGAGGAGGAGTTCATGGTTGAGCCGGCGGGTGAGGAGTGGCGGAGATGACAAGGTTTGGGAGGTTTTGTTTGGGGTTTCGGTGGTAGGTGGGGGAGGAGTCAGAGTGCGACTTTTACTTTTAGCGACAGTTGGTGTggttaaattcttttttttttgtagttcaAAATTTAGGTCTCGTTCTTTTTTTGCTTGATTATATATTACACCGACTTTTAAAAGGAGCCATCGGTTtgttaatttcaaatttcatttgATACTAATTTATTCGACCATTTACAATTTTTTCACATTACATTATGAAGTTTTAAAATTATATTAACTCATGTCTTCTATTTGTTTAATTGTATGATTATCTGCCAAATTGATGATGGGGGGACTCATTTTTGGGTTGCATGGAAGCCACGTTTTGCATTGACTGAGACTAAAGCGTGAGGGCAGTTGTCGTTTTGGCATACAAACCGTGGGGGCAATCCTGAGCTTGAACAAATGTCTAGTATCGTTGGATGGATCTAGAGCCTATGGATCAATTGATCCGGCCcgttaaaatttgataaaacggctacaaacagattGTCTCacaaaaagttataataattatagccgttagatcaaatttcaatgggcCGGATCAATTGATTCCCAGGCTCTGGATCCTTAGATCCGGAGAGAATCTGGATCCTTGTTGAATCGTCTGGGCCGTATATGTTCCTCCGGTCTACGGCACCTTGCAGAACAAAAGAAACAATGTTGTCTTAGGGTGTTCGTGGGAGAGAAGGGTTGGTGGTGGCTAAGGTAATGAAAAAGGAGACCGAGAAGAACATGTCGTTATAATTGTGTTTTTTGTACAATGTAGGCTTGAAAGACTAGTAATGATCGATGCATTCTGATGCTTTAGTTTTGCAACTCTCCTGCGTTAATCTTGTAGTTTTTTGCTCGTTTTTTTTCAATACAAAATCGATCATCATTCAGTA is a window from the Malus domestica chromosome 16, GDT2T_hap1 genome containing:
- the LOC103403445 gene encoding pentatricopeptide repeat-containing protein At5g13770, chloroplastic codes for the protein MSIASSAATSADWSSARVISSKNPRKFNFIASFKTNLFSSNLPTSSYSNIRVFNVNSTNFPVVELDIKLQKSPEECPAPSPDADDLNNLLCRLFQNPQTEDYAYEEYEKARKKAEFRPNKSTLEQLIRHLIRSKKWGLFTLVCEDFKNYNVVPDGYTCSRLVTSCIRARKFKIVRTLLDVFSEHGNDVAVPAFDSAMRGYNELHMFKSTISVFERMESDGIAANSGCYCLIMEAYLKKGDCRKVVELYEELKSRELDLAPFSTQIYGILCESLCKLGRPFEALETFRSVTKSGVPLDSSKIYSVLICSFASIREVEVAEELFEEGESKKMLKDPNPFLRMISMYVEEGLTEKTLGVVKAMKGANIRVSDNICCAVVSGFSRKNRLLTAVKVFEELVSMGCQPGQVTYASIINVYCRLGLHSKAEKVFEEMEEKGFGKCVVAYSSMVVMYGKTGRPRDAMRLVAKMKERGCKPNVWIYNSLMDMHGRDKNLRQVSKIWTEMKRRKIAPDKVSYTTIIGAYNKAGEYEMCMKYYHEFRVQGGVLDKALAGMMVAIFSKTGRIDELVKLLRDMKAEGAELDGRLYRSALKALTDSGLEMQVKWLQGSFKVT
- the LOC103403446 gene encoding protein SLOW GREEN 1, chloroplastic-like: MNSSSTLASSSFSTSSSLFQYKLIPSKPTQPSLLRFDPPHSHNSHNVPALKVIASSAAHHHRPLLPGNTHNNPSPILQTLKQYAKTAILIGVTAAVFTTKSSTLLAIAEPPPTLTEEAPTQVTDNENNQSSSPLSDFLGSNSEAISALKSLLQQKLENGEDDEALKILQRLVAAQPSNTEWKFMMARLLSEMGENKSARQVFEEILAANPLSFEALFENALLMDRCGEGEAVIKRLEDALQVAEEENKAKEARDVKLIMAQVQFLQKNVEDALKSYNELVKEDPKDFRPYFCRGMIYSLLDRNAEATEQFEKYRQLSPKKFEVDGYLRKPLSRVKLFGSDEN